TAGTAAATATCACCAATATAGTCTCGTAAATTGCTAGAAATGTCGTAAGGCTTCTCGATTTCGGCGTCTAGAAAATTCAGTGACCATATATGGACAACGCCAGAGTTCCAGATACAGTGTAAGGTAACTGTTGTCATACGGTTTACTTGAAACAAACCATGTTTCCTTTACACTGGAGAATGACGTAATATATGTGGTTTTGCGCTGAAGTTGAAACCTAAACGCATTACTTTACTCTACTGCATCTTTTTTTACTTCGCTTTTTGATACGGTACGTTTGACCCTCCTGGCTCGCCGTAGAGAGAATAAACATTGTCACGCAGCTGTCCCTGTCGTGTTACGTTACTTGCATATCATATCGCACATGTAAGTTCTCCCTACGAAAGATAAGCCGAATAATTGTTTCTGTGACACAACGCCATGGAGCCTCTTATAAAAATCAGTCCAGGTAAGTTCAACGAACGAACGGATCTCGACGCCATTACTGTCGTAATCATTTAGCAAATGCCACTCTCACAACAGGAGCAACAAAATGGGATATTCGTCAAAAAGTTTGGGACTACATCGAAGACAAGAATCTGGCTAACTTCCCCAGGCCTGTTCACAACAGAATCCCTAATTTCAAGGTAAGTTTTAACCAGTTGAAGAATCTGAGGCGGTCCATTGCTGTGATGGGATATACACAACGTGACCAGTGCATTAGATCGTCACAGCTAAAGCTAACGTTCCTAAACTACAGCATTTGTCCTATTTGTGTATTTACTGGCCAGGGTTCTATTCAAGCCTGCAACAGGCTTGCTGTCCTGCAGGAGTTCAAGTCCAGCCAGACAGTTAAAATAAACCCCGACAGACCCCAGCAGCAGGCCCGCATTATTACACTGGAAGTAAGTTGGAGCTAACTTAAAGCTACAATACACTTTTCTGTTTTCCAACCAGGGGGCTTTCACAGCCTGCGCCAAAGTCTCTGAGCTCCAAGTGTTTACCCAGACAGCTGAGGTGAAGGTGGATCCTGATAAACCTCTGGAGGGTGTCCGCCTTGCAGTGTTGCAGGTGCAAATACCAATAATCTGAAAGGACTGCCACAAGGCTACAGACATTTCTTTGAACcatgttgcatcttgtttgcCTCATGTAACAACCTCTAAAAAATGGTTTTAATTTCAAAATGTAATGAAcaagatatacgtatatatatatatatatatatatatatatatatatatatatatatatatatatatatatagatagactccagtttaaaagaaaaacccTTCAATTTGCGAGTTGAAGTAGTTATCTCGTTAGAATGTATCATGGTGTTGCAGATATTCCTCATGCTTCTTATCTtcgcaagtgtaaaaagaagttaaccactggaTACAATTAGAATTTTACAAGTAAGTCTCTGTTTCAGAAATTGTAAcaatttgtttacttgtttCAAAGCTGGTGCAAGGTAATAATGTTagtttctttctctctcttttaaCAGGCACACAAAACTTTATTGGTCCCAACCCCTCGTCTTCGTTCTGGCCTTTTTAACAAGATTGTTCCTCCCCAGGGAGCCAACAAAGAACAGCTGCGTATATGCTCTTCCTCTCAGGTTGAAGTCTCACATGTTATATATTCACTCATGATCCATATACTTTGTATACCTTGTACCAACATTTAAGTGTTTCCACCTGCAGGGTGTGAAAGAGTTTAGCACGCCAATTGGCCTGGATGCCAAAGTCAAGGTGGACCTTGTGGTGGTTGGCTCTGTGGCTGTGTCGGAGAAAGGTGAGGACACCATGTAACAATTGTTTACTGACAAATGACACACATGTTAATGGTCTTATCGGTTTGGAAATGTTTCAAGCTCGAGGTTAATGGTGTTCTGTGACTGAGTGAAAGAAGCCAAAATGAATCCTGTCAGAGAAAGTAGAAAGTTTGTCCCAAGTGATACACAGCACTGAACACATGGAATTGAAAGACTGACCCACACACAACTGAAACCATTTACCGTCACTGTATATTCCTCTGATTGCTTTCTGCTCCATGTTGTTTGAATTAACTATATTGTATGTTACGAATTGGGGAaatgaaaagttgaaatttCTGGAAAACTCTTGGAGTTTTCGGTTTAGGGCTATCACATTGCATTCGTGACGTGCATTGTAGCTCCACCTCTAAGGTTTGAGGAAGACCAGACCTGGGAATTGGTGCTCATTCTGTGTAATCAGATCAATTCAGCTACTTGTGGCTTCTGCCCTCTTCTCACTGTGTATTCTTATGATCATTTTTTCCCCTGCAATCTCATATGGCTCTAAGTGTACAAAACCACATGGATTTCATTGAAGCGCAGGATTTTGCACAGGCCCCTGTGGGCTGCAATTTAATAaacgttttgttattattataaaatatagtCCTGAACATATAGGTCATGCTATTAAAATTAGCTAATTTTTTCAGGTTCGCAGGATGCCAACCTATGTAGAGTTGAGCTGGTTTGCAACATACGAGTATACATGACTAGGAATTACAACAATAAGCATACACCGTTGATATGCCATAGGTGGGAATGCTGAAGTGTTATACAACACAGcatccactttgctgcagcagcCCATTTCCTGTTGCCGTCATTCTCCTCTCAAATAGAATTTTGCTAGTCCGTCATTTAGCTTAAAACTAGACTATTGGATGAATTGACTGCAACTGTTCTGCCTCTTCCAGGTTTCCGCATTGGAAAAGGTGAAGGCTATGCTGACTTGGAGTACGGAATGATGGCCTCAATGGGCGCTGTGGATGAGTCTACTGTTGTGGTCACTGTCGTCCATGACTGTCAGGTTAGTTATGTTTtcttgtgtgttttatgtgcaATATATTCTATCGAAGTTTGTAATTGAGCCTGTCAGTGGTTTATTATAAAAGTAGCAAAATAACGAAATAATATAGCGTATTTTCCATAAGACACGCCTGATTATAAATCACAGTCTCAATTACTGTgtctatttctgtacttaacACATAGATAAGCCGTGCCGTATGTGCAATGTTGTTCTGAAGCCCCGGAGGCATGGCGGACGTTAAGCGTACGTACTGTACGTATATTACGTCACGtcttctgattggtttatcgttGCCAGCATACGTAATGTACATATCCCTGTGTCAGCGGGAAATGTTGTAGATGTTGGAACTCAGTGCAAACATAAGGCACATCGGATTATAAGGAGCTTTGTTGAGTTtggagaaaattaaaaaatcttaaGTGCGCCTTgtagtgcagaaaatacggtaaataaaatatttgaaacaACTCTGAGTAGGATGCAGCAATTCAATTCTACACAACTGCAAACTAGACATGTTCGATATTGGTGTATCAATGTAATTTTAATGCCAAATGGACACCCCTACTGCAAACTATAACCAAAATATTTATAGtaatatgcatgtgtatgtctGTGTGTCTAAGCGAATATATTCAGGGACTGTTCCTTTTTAAATTCAGTAACACTGTCATTAACTCTATTCTCGCCAAAATCTTATTTGGTTTGCAAAATAACATCAGCAGTGAATGAAACCATTACTTACTGGTGTATTTGGTACTTTTAGGTAGTGGACATTTCTGAGGAGATCATAGAAAGTCATGACCTGACTGTGGATTACATACTCACCCCAAGCAGAGTTATTAAGACCAATTGCCAGTCTCCAAAGCCACAAGGAATCATCTGGACTAAGGTAAAGTAAAATGTGTCTCTTTTGCTGACCCTGTGTGATAATGATGTAAAACTAAACGAAAAAGCAGGGGACATCTGTTTCCGTTTTAGCCTAATTGTATTAAAAGGTAtccttttcattttttcatactCGAGGATGAAACATTTACTTGTTACAGGAATGCATGCAGTGTGCTAAAACAACACAGAACTAAGAGTTGCCTTGCCACTTGTTTAAGTAGCACTGCCCTCTAGCGGATATATGGTATCTCTACAGTTTATCAACTAGTGAAACAATGTGCCAAACACCGAAAAGTAACAGAATAATcacaaatgttaaaatatattattaattttaaaaatatttggacacctGACATTTACACCAACATGAACTCAAAATGGTTTGGAATGTCCTGCTTTGTGTATGGGACATGCTAGAAGAAGCATAGTATAAATCTCAGGTGTGTTTCAATACGTTTATCTGTATTGTGTATGTGACTATGTAAATCCCAATATCTAGGTGTCGGCCTGCTTTTAAATCAGTGCCACAGTGTGTGTTATTTCTCCCATTAGACATGACAGTGACATTTGTCTTAAAAGTGCAAACAGTTGGTGCGCAAAGCTCTGGGCTCCTTAAGACACTTGTGTAAGTAAACAGGACCCGCTGACCTCACAGGCAGGAAGGCCATGTGCGATCATCAAAGCGTTGTCTTCCCGGACTGCTCGGACTCCACAGAGGCGGGGGTAGTCAGGGCGGGTTTGGAGTGTCGGGTCAAATGGGCCACTGTAAAAACAATGGCCTCGTATATTCTTCTCTGGACCGATCATCATCAAAGGCTGCCGAACGCACTCCAAGACGCAACAAATCAACACGGTGGTCTTATTTTTAACTGCTTAGGAAGTGAAATGTCCCGCCGCTGTGCAGGAGCTTTATTCGTACTGTGGCATGATGAAGTAGCACCAATTCATTTTTCAGCCTTGCTGTTAACCCAGTAGTGagctacattttttaaatagaaaattgTGTAGTATGTATCACCATGACCATTTCAGTTTAACTGAGAATACCTAGTTTTTTGTCCTCAGCTGGACACAGCAAAACTGGAGAAGATACCCATTCTGAAGAAACTCCTGGCCCTGGAGGAACAGGCAGGGAAGGATGTCATGCTTGGGGCAGAGCCTCCTGCAACTGAGCCTCCTTTGCCAAATGATCAACCCAAAAGGCAAAGCAGACGGAGGCCAAGGCAGAAAGCCCGGCAAGACACCCAGGAAGAGTCCAATGAGGAGAAAAGTGTGGAGCCAGGACAGAACACCAGACGACATCCACCTCGAGTGAGGAAAGAAAGCAGAGGAAGTGAGGGAGAGGGTGTcgaaaggagaaggagaagggggCGAGGAGGTGGGAATATGAAGGAGAAGGGTTCAGAGGAGACTGGAGGTGAAGTTCTGACCCAAAGTAAGAGCCTTCCTGGTGTAACCACAGTATATCTGGGTGGGATCCCCACCGAGTTGCGCGTTAGCCAGCTGAAGACCGCCCTTAGAGAGAGACAGGCGGGGCCCCTCAGGCTCACCTGGCAGGGAGCTCAGCACCGGGCCTTCCTGGACTACAGCGACCAGCAGGCTGCCGAGAAGGCCCTCGAGGCTCTGCAGGGTCTCAGTCTGAACGGTTTCAGTCTGCAGGTCGAGATGGCCAAGAGTCAACGCCGCAGCAAGAGGCCCGGCCCATCCAATCGGAGACCAAAACCAGCGGCGGCAACCGCTGCGACAAGTGATGCAGAAGCAACCAAGTCAAAGAGTGCGACCCCTGAAAAGACTgagcagtaaaaaaacaaataactgtGCACTGACCTTAAAATGCCTTATAACACATTGGTAACACATTGGTTGGTTTCAATGTATCTGGGTTGATTACAGTAGAGCCAGATGTTTATATTGAGCAGCCtctaaataaaatatgcaacaACAGCATCtctaaatgtgaatatttttgattttagaCTTATTTTCTACTGTAAACTGTTAATTATTTATACCTTTTATAGACAACCAGGTGACCCTTATGCAGTGCCAAGAACAATGCTGGTGATTGCCACTACAATAACGTCAAATAGCGCCGCCATGTGGCCAAATCTTGcatatttttacattcattacattattttcattttgcctGTGACCTATTGTGGCCATATCATCAGATTGAGAACCAATACAACCTCTATATGCAGATAACAGTTCCTAATATGATGTGAAGTTCTTTTTCATATATTTGGTgagatgtttattttattttaaacatttctaCTGCATTATAACCGGTATTTTATGCAAATGAAAGCTTGTTTTTAGACGGCACCCATCAATCAACTTATATTAGAATTTtgatgaataattataatatatatatatattaaatatatagttCAGCAAAAATGTCTTGAACATCACTGAATAATATTTTGCCAAACTTGTGAATTGTAGTCATACTTTCAAAACTGCAGCCCAGAGTGCAAACAGAGCAGAGGTCAGTCTTACAGCAAGTATACACGCACGTCACATCTGCGCTTCATCACCCAGAAACACGCACCTCTGTGCCTCTCACACCACCTCCGTGTACTTGGACAGACTGTACCTGCTCGCAGTTCATGTATACCACACGCATGCGTCCAGTAAGTCATGTCATTCTGCACCCAGCAGCCTCTTGCAGGCTTTTTATGGAGCTGGCGTGCAGGCCTGCAGGTCAGGAGCAGCTGTGGTTTGTCATCTTGCTCCTTCTGCCCTGCCTCACCTCAGCCAATGTCATCAGTGTGAATCCCAGATTCCACTGCTGCCCAGTGCCATGCATGCATGTGCTTATATAGGCTTGAGGTTTTGGCGGTCACTTGCACTATGCAGTAAGAGATAcaactgtacagtatgtgctggGTGCATACTAAAGTGACCATGAACATATacgatattattatattgtagcACTGTTTTTCCTATACTGACAATGgccattatttttaaaaaatcaagtTATAACCAGAAAGAACTTTGAATGCATCcactttcaattattatttatgttgtaaAATCAACCCTCAGCTCAAGCTTTGAATTTTAGCCCTATTAAACAACACTGTTGTACGGATGTACGTGTTTatcattacaataatatttataatattgaaTGTATTCACATTATAgcattatgtttgtttttgatgatTGCATGCCCTTACTGGTTCCCATTAGACTACAGGTGTACACCTAATGTTATATCATGCAGATATAATTATGCCTTTGCATAAATGAATTTCGTGTGTGGTTTTTAAaagatattttaattttgtaatattgaaattaatttcaAAAACAAATGAATCACCAGTTTTGCATCAATTAAGCTTAGTTTTTTTATGGAATCGTTTGACACTACATTGACAAAATATTGTCTGAGGTCATTTTCAGCCCTATCCAAGAAATTCTCATCTTACTGCAGTGCACCTTTTtgcaaaataagcaaaaaatataATCAGATAAATTAGACTCAGTCAGATTGAGTTTTAATTTGTTCAAGTGTTTGACTGACAACATTTAAACATCTCCTTTTTGGGGAAATTTGGGCGTGAAAAGCCCaacagatgtattttttttattatttcttacaAATTGTAATAAAGATGGCCCTCGCTAAATTCTCCAACAGTATAGAATAATACACAGTGCTGACATGAATGGTCTAACCTAACGACATAAACGGTGCTTACATTATATCctccattttcattttaaaactaaTTACAAGCCTCCTGACAAATATTGCCAATAAAGCATAACACCTCCTTGGCCAATTCgcctgaaattaaaaaaatgcaggcTTTTAGAATAAATAGAAAGTTGCGCTTATAGGCTATTCAAAAAGTGCCTTAATCAtttgtatacagtataatggacaaataaatgaaatgtccACAATTGTTAATGTCACTGGAAGTCCAAAAAAAGAGAGTGTAATAtgcaaaagtaaagtaaaaacagaaaattagaCTTGTGCATTTTTACATGatggaagaaaaataataaacgcTGGACAAAAAGGTGTGAGTGGTAGTCATCCGCGCTGCAGGACTTAGTACCAAACATCAGCAGAGGTCTTCTACCCTGCTGCTCCTTGATGACGGCATGTAaaagtttgtattattatatattattattattattattgttatcatcgTCACTGTTGCTCTTGtcgatatgtgtgtgtgagagtggtGGAGAGAGGTGGAAGACGAAAAAAAAGTAGTCCGCGCTCTTTTTGTGAGGCCTTCGCGTCCCTCGGTGGTTCCTCTTCCTTCTCATTGCAGCTGAGCCGAACCCAGCTTGCCTGCGGGCCACGCCGTATAGCATCACATGACGCACGGCTTGATGTCCTGGTAGGAGACCTGCTGATGGTGATGGTAATAGGAGCCGCTGCTTGGTGAATGCATGGCGGAGGACGTCATGGCGTTGAAGGAGAAGACGAACTCTTTCCGGTCACACATGCTGGGAGACTGGGAATGGTACCGAGGGATGCCTGCAGGTAAACAATGAGGGTGAGTTAACTCATATTTCGATCTAGCTCCATGTATTTAAGAGCATGTGACACTCCTCTAGAACTGTTATATAAAAAGCAAAATGATATGACATGaatatgtcataataataaagtcagGTACCAAATTTtagttatttaaataaataaattttaaccAATATGAGATTAATTTACTATTTTCTAAATGCATGTCCCCTATGTTGGTCCAAAGCgtgcatgtatttattatgtatgtggtcaaaaaaaatacaagttatactaaatatcaaaattcaattaCAGGCTTTAAAACAATTAACGTGTACTTGTTTTCGCTGTGAgacaataaatgtttttttaaccaatatGAAATGACGTTAGTATTCCATGAATGCATGTTTAGTTGGTTAAAAATGGAGCCTTCAAACGGCAAATCAAACACAATAATTTGGAGCTCTCTCGAGCTTCCATTTAATTTAAACCTGTATTTGAAATACTTTTATGTTCAGTTAAGTGTCCAGTTTAATGACGCATGTAACCAAGCACTCGCAACCGTTTTAAAAGTGAGTTCCTCCGTTCAAGGCCCATGCTGGGCATAAGGTCAGCCAACCACTTAATAATTATGTTGCAAGTCTTTGTTTGCATTTTTCCACACCATCTGCTATAATGTCACCCCAGAGTGTTATTACGACTTAATGTTATTATCCAAGGAGCCTACCTTGTAAGTCTGTAGTCGTGTGGCTGTTCTGGTGCAGGTAAGGCtgctccagtgtgtgtgtgggcaggcTGGGCTGCAGCGGGTTGGCTCCCGGGTTGCACGGAGAGAGAGGCTGTTGCTTGATGTAAGAAGCCCCGTTGTTCAGACTGGCCGAGGCCGGAGATGGAGCCCACGCCGAGGCCGGGCTGGAGTAGACCGGGTGCGGCTCCATGACACCACCGCTGGTGAGCAGAGGCGAGGCGGAGTTGTCGTGGTGGGGGTAATCTCCACCAGCGGTGGGTGCAGTGCAGCTCCCCATGTACGAGTGTCCGCTATTGGCCGACAAGTGCGTCATGGAATGGCCGGAGAGAGCCATGCTCTCCATGTTTCCCGCCAGGTGTCCGTTCATCATCCCGATCCCGCTGTCCAGAGACAAGCTATTAGGCGGACACGATAGCCCCCCTCCGCTGCC
The Doryrhamphus excisus isolate RoL2022-K1 chromosome 12, RoL_Dexc_1.0, whole genome shotgun sequence genome window above contains:
- the mthfsd gene encoding methenyltetrahydrofolate synthase domain-containing protein isoform X3; this translates as MEPLIKISPGATKWDIRQKVWDYIEDKNLANFPRPVHNRIPNFKGSIQACNRLAVLQEFKSSQTVKINPDRPQQQARIITLEAHKTLLVPTPRLRSGLFNKIVPPQGANKEQLRICSSSQGVKEFSTPIGLDAKVKVDLVVVGSVAVSEKGFRIGKGEGYADLEYGMMASMGAVDESTVVVTVVHDCQVVDISEEIIESHDLTVDYILTPSRVIKTNCQSPKPQGIIWTKLDTAKLEKIPILKKLLALEEQAGKDVMLGAEPPATEPPLPNDQPKRQSRRRPRQKARQDTQEESNEEKSVEPGQNTRRHPPRVRKESRGSEGEGVERRRRRGRGGGNMKEKGSEETGGEVLTQSKSLPGVTTVYLGGIPTELRVSQLKTALRERQAGPLRLTWQGAQHRAFLDYSDQQAAEKALEALQGLSLNGFSLQVEMAKSQRRSKRPGPSNRRPKPAAATAATSDAEATKSKSATPEKTEQ
- the mthfsd gene encoding methenyltetrahydrofolate synthase domain-containing protein isoform X1, with protein sequence MEPLIKISPGATKWDIRQKVWDYIEDKNLANFPRPVHNRIPNFKGSIQACNRLAVLQEFKSSQTVKINPDRPQQQGAFTACAKVSELQVFTQTAEVKVDPDKPLEGVRLAVLQAHKTLLVPTPRLRSGLFNKIVPPQGANKEQLRICSSSQGVKEFSTPIGLDAKVKVDLVVVGSVAVSEKGFRIGKGEGYADLEYGMMASMGAVDESTVVVTVVHDCQVVDISEEIIESHDLTVDYILTPSRVIKTNCQSPKPQGIIWTKLDTAKLEKIPILKKLLALEEQAGKDVMLGAEPPATEPPLPNDQPKRQSRRRPRQKARQDTQEESNEEKSVEPGQNTRRHPPRVRKESRGSEGEGVERRRRRGRGGGNMKEKGSEETGGEVLTQSKSLPGVTTVYLGGIPTELRVSQLKTALRERQAGPLRLTWQGAQHRAFLDYSDQQAAEKALEALQGLSLNGFSLQVEMAKSQRRSKRPGPSNRRPKPAAATAATSDAEATKSKSATPEKTEQ
- the mthfsd gene encoding methenyltetrahydrofolate synthase domain-containing protein isoform X4 — encoded protein: MEPLIKISPGATKWDIRQKVWDYIEDKNLANFPRPVHNRIPNFKAHKTLLVPTPRLRSGLFNKIVPPQGANKEQLRICSSSQGVKEFSTPIGLDAKVKVDLVVVGSVAVSEKGFRIGKGEGYADLEYGMMASMGAVDESTVVVTVVHDCQVVDISEEIIESHDLTVDYILTPSRVIKTNCQSPKPQGIIWTKLDTAKLEKIPILKKLLALEEQAGKDVMLGAEPPATEPPLPNDQPKRQSRRRPRQKARQDTQEESNEEKSVEPGQNTRRHPPRVRKESRGSEGEGVERRRRRGRGGGNMKEKGSEETGGEVLTQSKSLPGVTTVYLGGIPTELRVSQLKTALRERQAGPLRLTWQGAQHRAFLDYSDQQAAEKALEALQGLSLNGFSLQVEMAKSQRRSKRPGPSNRRPKPAAATAATSDAEATKSKSATPEKTEQ
- the mthfsd gene encoding methenyltetrahydrofolate synthase domain-containing protein isoform X2 translates to MEPLIKISPGATKWDIRQKVWDYIEDKNLANFPRPVHNRIPNFKGAFTACAKVSELQVFTQTAEVKVDPDKPLEGVRLAVLQAHKTLLVPTPRLRSGLFNKIVPPQGANKEQLRICSSSQGVKEFSTPIGLDAKVKVDLVVVGSVAVSEKGFRIGKGEGYADLEYGMMASMGAVDESTVVVTVVHDCQVVDISEEIIESHDLTVDYILTPSRVIKTNCQSPKPQGIIWTKLDTAKLEKIPILKKLLALEEQAGKDVMLGAEPPATEPPLPNDQPKRQSRRRPRQKARQDTQEESNEEKSVEPGQNTRRHPPRVRKESRGSEGEGVERRRRRGRGGGNMKEKGSEETGGEVLTQSKSLPGVTTVYLGGIPTELRVSQLKTALRERQAGPLRLTWQGAQHRAFLDYSDQQAAEKALEALQGLSLNGFSLQVEMAKSQRRSKRPGPSNRRPKPAAATAATSDAEATKSKSATPEKTEQ
- the foxf1 gene encoding forkhead box protein F1 encodes the protein MTAEIQQPQAQTPAQSSPMSAPDKAHGQTAVMETASSTTKAKKTNAGIRRPEKPPYSYIALIVMAIQSSPTKRLTLSEIYQFLQSRFPFFRGSYQGWKNSVRHNLSLNECFIKLPKGLGRPGKGHYWTIDPASEFMFEEGSFRRRPRGFRRKCQALKPMYSMMNGLGFNHIPDSYNFQGSGGGLSCPPNSLSLDSGIGMMNGHLAGNMESMALSGHSMTHLSANSGHSYMGSCTAPTAGGDYPHHDNSASPLLTSGGVMEPHPVYSSPASAWAPSPASASLNNGASYIKQQPLSPCNPGANPLQPSLPTHTLEQPYLHQNSHTTTDLQGIPRYHSQSPSMCDRKEFVFSFNAMTSSAMHSPSSGSYYHHHQQVSYQDIKPCVM